The sequence GACATTTTTTCCATTTGTAGTTGAGTTTTTTTAGACTTGAACTCTGCCTCCAAATTTTGTTCGGTTATGTTTTAAATGCTCAAATTTTCCTTGTTCACACGAACTTGACATAGACCAAACACTTTTAGCTGAGATGTGTGATCCAATCACGTGCCCCTCTCCTTGTGATATTGAAAATATTACTGGTGCGAGCATGAATAAGTTTTGAGATGGATTAGTACTTGATTTTCTATTACCAATTTACCACCAATaaagctaaattttttttaatggtacTGCCTTTTTTTTTCAGCTAAAACCGTATGTATCTCAGTGTGCAAGAGAAGTTAAGTCGACTGAAGCCAATTCAGCTAAATGACCGATCAAGAAGATGTCTATTTTGTGAAGTCTTACTCATTTTCAGGAAGCGGTTGGAAGCTTTCTAAGTTGATTGATGAGCAGCAAACTTACTTGCAAAGGCTGTATATCTTTTAAGCTATTATTATGAATATTTCAACCTCAAATTGTATAGTAATTTGAGGAAAATGCTGATGTTGAGAAGTTGAGATTTGTTGTTTTAAAACACAATCCATCTTTAAAGTTCGAATACTTTTAGCAACAATCCATCTTTTTATGAAATTTGTATTCTGTTTGAGATGGCATTCTTCGGTGGCTCAAATTTAAATAgaatttaattttatacatGGAAATATAGCAACTATTCGAAAGGCAATGTTGTTTCGCTCTTCATTTTGAGATTTCCTCAGTTTTTTCCAACGTGCATATATCATTCATACGTTGAGATGATCGTGCTTTGTTCTATACTCCTATTCGTCTCTCTTGTTTTGTTTGATCTTTCTATTCTTCTTCGTGGTAATTCTTTCCAATCCCCATCTCTTCTACAATTCTTGGAGTATATGTTTATATGTAATTTGGATCGTATCACAATCAACACTTCTTTTGATAAATTTTCAGTCAATCAAAATACAATTTGATTCATTTTctcaacaaaaaagaaaatacaaCTTCTTTTCATAACACATCCAGATACCCCAACTTTTAAAAGTTGATTCACGAAAGAGGCAACGTGGAAGGAACGAATCCAAAGTTACAACAAGAGGCAAAAAATATAATGAAACGTTTTACCGCAATCACTTCAAATGAAGAATCCATATTTACGACGTAGCCAACACAAATTTCTACAAAGGTTTTCCTTTAAACAGGTATCCCCTTTTAGTTATCTTCGATTTAGATAAAGAAACTAAAAGTTGATGGAGATCACGAGTAATAATTCAACACACAAATTTCCAAACCCACGCAACCAATATAACTCAAACCGACTGCATAAATTCGTGAACCACTTCCACCACAGTTGAGCGTATATATTCTGCTAATGAACTTCCGTTACCACTCTTTCTCTCATAGTTCTCGAGTACCTCAAAGCCTTACCTCTTCTAGGTAACAATTTCGACCAAAACCCTCGTTTGACGTCgatatttttaccattatcatcGTCCATGGGACCCTCCTCTTTTCGTCTCTGCAACACATAAACCATTGATTTACTCTTCTTGAGGACATTTTGGCCAACATTCTTGAACACTTTCATGGGTTTCCCAGATTCCAAATACTCCACACGGCACGTATAATTCACGACTGGAGACGAACACGAAGAAGCATTCGAAGAAGATAGATCTgaacaagaagaagaaagtGATGAAGACACCCCGACTTTCGAACTACCACTACTTGTAGCAATATTTGGTAATTGAGAGAGTCTTTCCCTCAGACATATGGAGCAAACCCCCGGTGCTTGCTTGTGTTTTGGGTGCTTCTTGCAGTGCGCATTGGCCTTGAAGTTCCCTGGTTTCTTTTCATTGAAATTTGTGACATTTGGTTTCAAAGAATCCATATTGAATAATCTGTACgtgtgatttaatttttttttctatatgcgatgtatatgtatatatagagACAAAAGAGGGCGGGGATAGTTCATATGAAGTTGCATGGGGTGTTTCCATGATATTTCACAAAGATTGGCTTTTTGACGTATGATTTGTGAGGTTTGAATAAGTCCAAGTTGCAGAATAAACAATAAAGTCATTAAATTtgagtttgattaaatttatataactgAAATTTTTATTGTTGTAAGGATTGTTGAAcaaatatagttgcatgaatttaaatttaattacgtCAATTTCGTGGTGGGAGGCGTCAAGTCTCTTGCGTTACGTAGATTATACTCAacaattacttaattaattaaggatTAAGTAATTTAGATTTACCCATTTATAatcaattatttcaaatttatgtttcaattttctttttgttttatacAATATTTATGGAAGCGAAATCAAACTAGTCCTTCTCTCGCTAGCTAATTGAGATAATGATTCTTGACAAATCTATTTTAAATGGATTGaacttatgaaaatttttaatatataatacaaaATTTTTCTACACATAAAATTGTAGTTATGAGTCCTAGACTATGCAACGACTTCATATTAATTTTAGtcataaatataaaagaaatgCGTGGAAAGAATATCACATGTTTTCATTGCCAAATTAcctaaacaaataaaaaaaatattcaaactaCTTTGTATTAATTGAacattttttcattattttaagatATATAATAAACTtagataataatatttaaaatcatgGAAAATATTAATAAGTTAATATAGTATCAAAACGATGGTAAGAGAGACATTATTAAATccttgtttatttcttatttgagtaggtctctttgtgagacggtctcacgaatctttatctgtgagacgggtcaatcatatcctaccgatattcacaacaaaaagcaatattcttagcataaaaagtaatattttttcatggatgacctaaataagagatccgtctcacaaaatacaacccgtgagaccgtctcacacaagtttttgccttctaattaatattatatttaggtTTTGCGAttgaattgtttttaaaaaaaggaatgGACGATATTTTTATCTTGTCGAATTTTATTTTCAAgctaaaaaatttgttttaaagtttgttaagattgagattttGATCTAACTCAACCCAAAAGCTAACTCTTGAGAGAGAGTTGTCCaagtttatatataaaaattttaaaaatttaatccaaCTGATGTGATATATTTAATATGCATTCTcacatacataaataaataactaaagCGTAAGATTTCTAAGATATTATTAAATGACTCATAATGCAAGAAAATAAGCAAGACTTATAAAAAGAATATATCACTTCATATAAAGTTTCGTCACGACAACTCTCATGACATTGACTCACgggttaattaaaaaaaatctcatatCCGATCCGatctatgaaaaaaattatttttagataaaaaatattattttaatatggaTCAAGTCGTAGATTTATTCTTTTTTACGcttatctttttcttttccttttccttaaTTAAGCTCCGACTATTTTTGTCCACGGATGGAAAGATAATTCGAAAGTATGGTTTGACAGCTACCAAATTCCTCGTTTCTTCTTTCTGacatgtttttttatttcataaatttgatTAGTCATCTCCAAGTTTTAGCAAATTATCCAAAATATATCTTTATCAACGGTTGAGTTCATGTTAGCAGTAATCAAATGGTCCAAAATGATTTAAGTACTTTCTCTGGTCTAATTTGATTAGGGATTGGTTTGGATTCAATACGACTCTAAGGACTCCATGGTCTGTCTATTCCAATTAAAAATTTCACTATACAAAGGCTACAAtagttttcttaatttttccaCAAATAGTATTCACAAGAAACAAAGTTGCTCACAAACTGGAAATTTTGAAACGAATACAAAGCTTCCCGTGGAAAAGTTGATGCGGGTAACCCCTTGAGCATGCGGGTAACCCATCTCAAGGAGCTAGGACCGATCAACATTAGCCATGTATGCTATACCGAGAACGTTGCATGCCACAAAGAGCTTCAATCTGATTTCTTGGATACATTTTGGTTCGGGGAATGCCAAGCAGCTGTAGAATAAGCTGAAACCACGGAACAGGTCACGAACAAGGAATACTTAGCCACACCGATGCTTTTCTTTGCAACCAGCCACAGCGTTAAAATGAATCCAATCCAACCTGATTTCGAGCAAAAACAAGGTGTATTAGACTAGATGCAATATTGGTTTTATAAAACAACATTAATGCATATATTACTCCAAACATTCTCAAATCCCTACCTTAATTTCCATTAGTTATAAAAACAGACAAAATTTTTCCACTAAATTTTTTGACTACGGCCACGAGTATACATCTGGTCTTTGATAGTAGTAActggttatatatatatgatgtaCAGTCCTAAACTGCTGCCAATGATCCTACGTCATGTTGAATAAATATGAGATCTAAAATGTTTGATTTTGAACATTTGATTTTGTGCCAAACTTACTATATGAAGAAGCTAAAGGGGACGTGGTATACGGAACGAAGCCTAGAATTTTGGGACTCAACAAATGGACGCAGAAAAATATAATCAGCGAACGAATTCGTGCAGTTTTCATATAATTAACGAACTTAAGCTAAAATGTGTGAAACACTGGCCAAAAatgtatatcatgacaaaaagaaaacaatatcaGTACCTGTAGCAAAAAGAACAGCTATAACCGAAGAAATAGCTGCTGTGGAAATGAAAAATAAAGCCACCGATAATGCCCCAAAGTAAATGGCTGCAACAAAGGCGAAGAATAGTGTCAAGCATCCTCCAGCGGCTGCCAAAGACATGAGAAGGGATATGACCACAGCATTGAAGGTCGCCGCAAAAAAGAAGAGCATGAACACTAACAATCCTGTTAAGGTGACAACAGCTATTGTCCCAGCCTGGACAAAATATAAAAGTTCGATCAGAAGTTAAAGGACAAAAATCTTCAGGATAAGAAGAATCGTAAAGTTTCAgtccctttttttttaaaaaatggatgAAATATATTATATGACTCATGAaatcaatattcaaaagtaGCCAAAAACTTTCTCCAAAAGATGTGCTCGAATGCAACCTCTGAAGTCTGAACCTTTTATACTTCACAAAcattaaatatgaaataaaaagaTGTGATTGAGAAAGAATCCAAAACTTATGAACAGGCAGCAAATATACGCACACAATCGCATTATTTGAGATCAACCATTTTTTCAACTGTAGCTACTTTCAAATATcggaaacttttaaaatttatgttttaaaagatcaagaaCTAATGCTGAGTGTTGTACAatcttcctcttttttttttttttaatctaatgtTGTAAACAAGTATGTACGTTCTTGAATGTGTTTAATCTAAGGTATTGccgtaaaaaaaaaagatcaagaTCTGAAAACCTTTTCTTAGAAGCTAGCGTTTGTGCATCCAAAGAAAAGATTCCGTTCTTTTTACAAATAAAACGAAAGTCGTGGACACTTTAAGATCAATCAGCCTAGAATTTCAaacccaaaattttcaattcatCAAAGAACATATATATGGCACCAAAGGAATCAAATCCAGAGAGTATCAACCCAGAAACAGAGCAAAAGCCACTCACTGAAACTACGAGAAGCGCACGGAAGGTTCCGCCGCGGCGAGTCCAGAGAAGAGCACGACGACCAGTGTTCCTCAACGCATCAGAAAGCAGAGGAACATTAACTGATAGCGAAGCTTTGATCCTCTGCAGCAGCGGAGCAGAAGCATACTCTGAATCCGGATCGGGGAAGAAGATCGTTGAGAACAAACGATTGAGAACATAGTAAAGAGTCGATTCGTCAATTGTTTGCTGCCCGGTGTCGCCTTGGATCAAGATTCCATTGGTATCATCCTCCGCCATTGTTGAATATCACTTCTGCAGGAAAAGTGAAATTGATTGGGTGGCTTATGCATAATAATTGAGCTTCCGACACGTAGACGATCGGTCCCCGGTTTCCCCACCCCAAGGCTGCCGACATGCAAGATTCCATATCGATACCTCGCAGGTGAGGTGATTCTATGATACACCACCCCGTGCGTTGTTTTGTAATGTTTGTCGTATAAAAATATCGATTCAAGTTTAGAAGAACTATGTCATTTTGTGAAAAcgagatatttttatttaaaatgtaaaataattgaaacaaaattaaattgttCGTTACGcgtaattaaaaaacaaaaatatttatctaaaaATTGCATATAATTAAAAAGTGGACAAATATTActgtaattttttatataaattttccaATATGTTTGATCAAATTCTTATAACTTTTTCTATGTTTTTTAACAAGTTTTTAATCCACAATCACCTGAACGAGCGACAGAGTCCATTTGCTCGGAAATCGGTATTCTGTCCTCTTCTCATTCTCTTTGAATGTGCTCGCGTGCGGAAATGGAGATTGGCGTGGTACGCTGTAGTTTTGCTCCTACTGTGCTGCTTTATATCGTGAGGTCCGATGTCTCGGATCACAAGTAAAATGTCGGGGATCCGGTACCACTGTATGCCAATAAAGTCGGACCTTTTTATAATCCCAGGTGAAAAATTTAACCTTTTGCTCTCTTTAATTGGGTTGGCGAAAAAGCCGACCGTGTGTGCATGTATAATTGAGTCGCTCAATCGATTTTTGTATTTGCTAAATTGTTCTGCGTTCTGAAGTCCAGTTTGAAGTTTTACAGTTATGATAAGAGTGGTGGGTTTCTTATCTGCTTCATTTTTTAAAGATGATGCGTCTGAAAGTTCTAGTATCATCGGATTGTTTGAAACGAGTTTCATGGAATGAAGTTTTATTGGAAAGTTCtctttaaaatgattttgattCTTCGTATTGCTATGTCACCTTTACTTTCTTTCTTTTGTATGAATGCCATAATCACAGCTAAAGCAAGAAGTGAAATCTTCTATTTTAATGGACACATAAGATGAAACCTGTTCTTACGTATTCATTAAAAAGAGGGGGGAAAGGtgctaggcatgccatgcatcTGATTGGCATCTTGAATGAATTTATTTGAGCTCTATAAACAAATACTTcttatcgatttttttttaattgaggTGCTATGTATGACGAATATTCTTAATTGTGTTAAAAGTGTCAGGTGATTAAGTTGATTGTGCTTAAACTGTAAAGATCAGCTTCGGTTTTTGCATTTTATTTATGGTGAACCGATGAGGATGATGCTTGTTTTTTAATGCCAGCGAAGCATGCAGTTTCTTTGATCTTCCATTTTGTTCCCCAGGTTCTCGGCTTGTCTGTTTAATTTACAAATATAAACTAGGAAAATTATGACATGTACTAATTTCAGGCCAATGGTGGATACTCGTTAGCTGATGTAAAAGAGAAGGAAGAGGCTCTTGGGGAAGTTTTGAACGGAGATCGACTTGTCAGTGCCCCATATAAACTAGACTTATTGCACTCTGAAACTGTTTCCAACAAAAGTTAACTAAGGAAGAAGTTTCGCGCTTTCATAGTGCTGTCTCAAAGGATTACTATTTCCAAATGTACTATGATGATTTGCCATTCTGGGGTTTCTTGGGGAGAGTTGAGAGAAAAGAAAAATCCGATCCCGGATAATTCAAATTCTATCTATTCAAGCACCTTCATTTCGAAatttttcacaataaaaaagtgTAATTGAGATTAATGCACGAGCAGACCCAAATGCCCTGTAGACATAACAGAGGACAAGGAAACTGATGTAGATTTCATATACTCTGTAAAATGGAAGGAAACAAGCCTCCTTTTGAGAAGAGAATGGAGTAGTATTCACAGTCTTCTGCAATGCCTCAGCACTTGGCAAATTCACTGGTTCTCGATAATCAACTCCTGTGTGACAGTTCTTCCGGACTGGTTTTCTTGCTACTATTCTCATGCGAGTCCTTAAGAATGATTTCGTTAAGTAAGTATGATCTTACTTGGTTATATCTATATCTACTCTTCTCTGTTTGAAATTTCTGACTTCTAATGTTTGCAATATAATTTCATTAATGTAAACATATGCTCATGATGAGGAGACAGTTGGAGATCAAGAAGAGACTGGTTGGAAGTACATTCATGGTGATGTATTCAGGTACCCCAGATACAAATCTTTGTTTGCAGCATCTCTTGGTTCTTGCAGCCAGTTGTTTACCCTGTAGGTATTAATCTGAGCTACTTTTACTGAAATTCATCTCAATCCAACTGACTTCTGATCATAAATTGTTTAAGTTTTCTAATTTCAATAATCTCTAAGGCGCAGCACGGTGTTCATTTTTATCCTTGCATTGGTCGGTGTGTTTTATCCATACAACCATGGAACTCTATTCACCGCATTGGTCGTCATTTATGCACTTTGTCTGGGATTGCTGACTACACTGCATCCTCTTTCTATGGCCAACTAGAAGGAAACAATTGGATATGTATGGGTTGTATCAACTTCCTCAACAACATTTTTACACTGATGCAGTTGTATGACCAGTTTTCCACGTCATAATCATGGGTCAAAATTAACCATGTTGGGGGTAATTCCTTCTTTGATTTGTTTCTTAAAGTAAATGAAAGGAGAGAGCAAGAAAGTGTATAGATGCTGAGTTTTAAAATGTTCAGTGGAGATGCCAAATATTTGCATTAAAAGGCGAAATTAGAACATAAAAGTTTGGAGAGAGCCAAATCATACCCTGTGTATAAATAAATGTCTATCGGCAGATTTCTGAGGGAAGAGGGTGGCTATCCAAATCATCCACCTTTTGGCTTTGCATTGACTGATTCTGATGCTGTATTCTCATTTTGCAGGTTAGGAACGTAACCTCTGCTTCCTTGATATTGTTGCCATTGCATACAATGCCACTGCGGCATTGCCATTCGGTACTATTGTTGTCATTTTTCTTATATGACCTCTTGTGACATCCCCATTATTAGTCTTAGGGGGGTTAGCTGGAAAGAATAGCAAAGAAAGATTCCAAGCTCCATGCCGTACCACAAAATATCCTAGAGAGATTCTGCCACTACCTTGGTAACTTGGAGCTCTGTCTCACATGGCAATGGCTGGGCTCTTGCCTTTCAGTGCCATATACATTGAACTCTATTACATATTTGCCAGTGTGTGGGGACATAGGATCTATACCATTTATAGCATCTTATTTATAGTCTTCATCATCCTCTTGATCGCTGAGGCATTAACTTACTTCCCAGCTTGCTGCTGAAGACCATGAATGGTGGTGGAGGTAAGACCTTTTTACTAGTCCCTTCAAGTTCTTTCCACACACTtgtattatcaaatttctgCAACATCTTAAATGACTTGGTGCCTCATCGATTTTGCCTATCGTGCTTGAATTGTGTTAAGAGcaattattttcattatttcccCGTGTAATTGCTTTATGTGGCACAACAATTCGAATTTtcgcatattttaaaatttttgaatcatATTGTTCTCTCTAATTCTAAGCTCTATTATAAAAACATTTGTACAGTCCTACAAATTTTGTGATGAACCAATTACAAATTTCTTTTGATGGACATAACTATTTGTTGATGGCTTATCTACAGGTCCTTTCTATGAGGCGGTTCGACTGGGCTGTTCATATATGGAGACTGTTTTTATTACTTCTACACACGCTCAGATATGTCGGGCTTTATGCAAACTTCGTTTTTCTTCGGATACACGGCGTGCATTTGCTATGGCTTCTTTCTCATGCTTGGAACTGTTGGATTACATGCAGCAATCTTTTTTGTCCGACACATTTATGGTTCGATTAAGTGCTAGTAAGCCGAGCTACTGGACTTTGTTGTACTCCTACACGTTTTATAAATATGGTCGGCATTTTGCTGTGGAAGAGGAAACTAGGGGCAATAGGACTTTTCAAATGGAGATCATGTCATCTTTTACATCGCCATTCTCGGAAACTTGCGTTTTCTTCAAGATTTATCGtccttttttttagtttttttagtATACTGGCATGATTTAGATATCTAATAATTCACGATACACTTGGGCACGAAACCATTGTAGGACGAACGGAAAGTCTGCTAGTCAAATGCCTTGATTTATTTGGTTACTGCATATGATTTAGAAATGATCTTCCTTTGATGATGAAAATAAGATGCTTATCATATATAATTCCATCGCTCCAAATTTCATCAAACCGTAAACTTTCACGACCCCGAGGAATCAGCCAATTTAAGCATTTCATCCAAGCACATCATCTCATAAATTGAatcagaaaaaggaaaaaactaGGGAGAGGCAAAGACACAAAAAGAATGTCACAAAATAGGTTGTATG comes from Primulina huaijiensis isolate GDHJ02 chromosome 17, ASM1229523v2, whole genome shotgun sequence and encodes:
- the LOC140962819 gene encoding uncharacterized protein, whose amino-acid sequence is MAEDDTNGILIQGDTGQQTIDESTLYYVLNRLFSTIFFPDPDSEYASAPLLQRIKASLSVNVPLLSDALRNTGRRALLWTRRGGTFRALLVVSAGTIAVVTLTGLLVFMLFFFAATFNAVVISLLMSLAAAGGCLTLFFAFVAAIYFGALSVALFFISTAAISSVIAVLFATGWIGFILTLWLVAKKSIGVAKYSLFVTCSVVSAYSTAAWHSPNQNVSKKSD